GCAGCTCAAGCTGCACTGGTGGCGGTTGCAGGTGGCGCGCTGCTATGACACCAGCCACGGCGTGCCCGAACACCCAGCCCTGCAGGCGCTGCAACCGCACTTGGCCACCTACGGCATCGAGGCCGAGCACCTGCTGCAGATCATCGACGGCTGCCAGATGGACTTGGAGCAGTCGCGCTACCTCGACTACCCCGGCCTGCAGCGCTATTGCCACCTGGTGGCGGGCGTGGTGGGCGAGGTGGCGGCGCGCATTTTTGGCCAGAGCACGGCCCAGACCACGGCCTACGCGCACCGGCTCGGGCTGGCGCTGCAGCTGACCAACATCATCCGCGACGTCGGCGAAGACGCGCTGCGCGGGCGCATTTACCTGCCGGTCAATGAGTTGCAGCGCTTCGAGGTCAAGGCGCACGAGCTGCTCAAGCGCGGCCAGGGGGCCGAAGCCGGTTTTGAGGCCCGCTGCACGGCGCTGCTGCAATTCCAGATAGCGCGCGCGCTCGGCGTTTATGACGAGGCGCTGGCGCTGCTGCCCGCCGCCGACCGGCGCGCCCAAAAACCCGGATTGATGATGGCCAGCATCTACCGCCGGCTGCTGCAGCAGA
This sequence is a window from Serpentinimonas maccroryi. Protein-coding genes within it:
- the hpnD gene encoding presqualene diphosphate synthase HpnD, whose product is MTPQAYAQQKAAASGSSFYYAFLFLPPPQRAAITAFYAYCREIDDVVDEVHDPAVAQLKLHWWRLQVARCYDTSHGVPEHPALQALQPHLATYGIEAEHLLQIIDGCQMDLEQSRYLDYPGLQRYCHLVAGVVGEVAARIFGQSTAQTTAYAHRLGLALQLTNIIRDVGEDALRGRIYLPVNELQRFEVKAHELLKRGQGAEAGFEARCTALLQFQIARALGVYDEALALLPAADRRAQKPGLMMASIYRRLLQQIATDPLRVLTQRVRLTPLTKFWLAWKVQALGRL